The Halichoerus grypus chromosome 14, mHalGry1.hap1.1, whole genome shotgun sequence genome contains a region encoding:
- the PLPP6 gene encoding polyisoprenoid diphosphate/phosphate phosphohydrolase PLPP6, which yields MPSPRRNADGRPLAASASSTSSPGSPAHGGGGGGGRFEFLSLLGSRAPGADPTCARLRASESPVHRRGSFPLAGAGPSQAAPAPLPEEDRMDLNPSFLGIALRSLLAIDLWLSKKLGVCAGESSSWGSMRPLMKLLEISGHGIPWLLGTLYCLSRSDSWAGREVLMNLVFALLLDLLLVALIKGLVRRRRPAHNQMDMFVTLSVDKYSFPSGHATRAALVSRFILNHLVLAIPLRVLVVLWAFIVGFSRVMLGRHNVTDVAFGFFLGYTQYSIVDYCWLSPHNAPVLFVLWNQQ from the coding sequence ATGCCGAGCCCCCGGAGGAACGCGGACGGACGCCCGCTGGCCGCCTCCGCCTCGAGCACCAGCAGCCCCGGCAGCCCGGcccacggcggcggcggcggcggcggcaggttCGAGTTCCTTTCCCTGCTCGGCAGCCGCGCGCCCGGCGCGGACCCCACCTGCGCCCGGCTGCGCGCGTCCGAGAGCCCGGTGCACCGCCGCGGCTCCTTCCCCCTGGCCGGGGCGGGCCCCTCGCAGGCAGCCCCCGCGCCGCTGCCGGAGGAAGACCGCATGGACCTGAACCCGTCCTTCCTGGGCATCGCCCTGCGCTCCCTGCTGGCCATCGACCTGTGGCTGTCCAAGAAGCTGGGGGTGTGCGCCGGAGAGAGCTCGTCCTGGGGTAGCATGCGGCCCCTTATGAAGCTGCTGGAGATCTCGGGACACGGCATCCCCTGGCTCCTGGGGACCCTCTATTGCCTGTCCAGGAGCGACAGCTGGGCGGGGCGCGAGGTGCTCATGAACCTGGTCTTCGCCCTGCTCTTGGACCTGCTGCTGGTGGCCCTGATCAAGGGGCTGGTGCGCAGGCGCCGCCCGGCTCACAACCAGATGGACATGTTTGTCACCCTCTCCGTGGACAAGTACTCCTTCCCCTCGGGCCATGCCACCAGGGCCGCCCTGGTGTCGCGGTTCATCCTGAACCACTTGGTGCTGGCCATTCCGCTGAGGGTGCTTGTGGTCCTATGGGCCTTCATCGTGGGCTTCTCCAGGGTCATGCTGGGGCGGCACAACGTCACTGACGTAGCTTTTGGCTTTTTTCTGGGCTACACGCAGTACAGCATCGTGGACTATTGCTGGCTTTCGCCGCACAACGCCCCGGTCCTCTTCGTACTGTGGAACCAACAATGA